The Salvelinus fontinalis isolate EN_2023a chromosome 7, ASM2944872v1, whole genome shotgun sequence genomic sequence aactatggtagttatatttagctgtatggtatgactcctctctaaccacctagctatggtagttatatttagctgtatggtatgtttcctctctaaccacctagctatggtagttatatttagctgtatggtatgtttcctctctaaccacctaccacctagctatggtagttatatttagctgtatggtatgactcctctctaaccacctaccacctagctatggtagttatatttagctgtatggtatgtctcctctctaaccacctaccacctagctatggtagttatatttagctgtatggtatgactcctctctaaccacctagctatggtagttatatttagctgtatggtatgactcctctctaaccacctagctatggtagttatatttagctgtatggtatgactcctctctaaacacctagctatggtagttatatttagctgtatggtatgtctcctctctaaccacctagctatggtagttatatttagctgtatggtatgtctcctctcttaccacctaccacctagctatggtagttatatttagctgtatggtatgactcctctctaaccacctcgctatggtagttatatttagctgtatgttATGACTCATCTCTAATCacctaccacctagctatggtagttatatttagctgtatggtatgtctcctctctaaccacctagctatggtagttatatttagctgtatggtatgactcctctctaaccacctaccacctagctatggtagttatatttagctgtatggtatgactcctctctaaccacctagctatggtagttatatttagctgtatggtatgtttcctctctaaccacctagctatggtagttatatttagctgtatggtatgtctcctctctaaccacctagctatggtagttatatttagctgtatggtatgtctcctctctaaccacctaccacctagctatggtagttatatttagctgtatggtatgactcctctctaaccacctaccacctagctatggtagttatatttagctgtatggtatgtctcctctctaaccacctagctatggtagttatatttagctgtatggtatgactcctctctaaccacctaccacctagctatggtagttatatttagctgtatggtatgtctcctctctaaccacctagctatggtagttatatttagctgtatggtatgactcctctctaaccacctagctatggtagttatatttagctgtatggtatgtctcctctctaaccacctagctatggtagttatatttagctgtatgatatgactcctctctaaccacctagctatagtagttatatttagctgtatggtatgtctcctctctaaccacctagctatggtagttatatttagctgtatggtatgactcatctctaaccacctagctatggtagttatatttagctgtatggtatgactcctctctaaccacctagctatggtagttatatttagctgtatggtatgtctcctctctgactacctaccacctagctatggtagttatatttagctgtatggtatgactcctctctaaccacctaccacctagctatggtagttatatttagctgtatggtatgactcctctctaaccacctagctatggtagttatatttagctgtatggtatgtctcctctctaaccacctagctatggtagttatatttagctgtatgatatgactcctctctaaccacctagctatagtagttatatttagctgtatggtatgtctcctctctaaccacctagctatggtagttatatttagctgtatggtatgactcatctctaaccacctagctatggtagttatatttagctgtatggtatgactcctctctaaccacctagctatggtagttatatttagctgtatggtatgtctcctctctgactacctaccacctagctatggtagttatatttagctgtatggtatgactcctctctaaccacctaccacctagctatggtagttatatttagctgtatggtatgactcctctctaaccacctaccaccaggctatggtagttatatttagctgtatggtatgtctcctctctaaccacctagctatggtagttatatttagctgtatggtatgactcctctctaaccacctaccacctagctatggtagttatatttagctgtatggtatgactcctctctaaccacctaccacctagctatggtagttatatttagctgtatggtatgactcctctctaaccacctaccacctagctatggtagttatatttagctgtatggtatgactcctctctaaccacctaccacctagctatggtagttatatttagctgtatggtatgactcctctctaaccacctaccacctagctatggtagttatatttagctgtatggtatgtcttctctctaactacctagctatggtagttatatttagctgtatggtatgactcctctctaaccacctagctatggtagttatatttagctgtatggtgtgactcctctctaaccccctagctatggtagttatatttagctgtatggtatgactcctctctaaccacctagctatggtagttatatttagctgtatggtatgtctcctctctaaccacctagctatggtagttatatttagctgtatggtatgactcctctctaaccacctaccacctagctatggtagttatatttagctgtatggtatgactcctctctaaccacctagctatggtagttatatttagctgtatggtatgtctcctctctaaacacctaccacctagctatggtagttatatttagctgtatggtatgtctcctctctaaccacctaccacctagctaTTGTAGttgtatttagctgtatggtatgactcctctctaaccacctagctatggtagttatatttagctgtatggtatgtctcctctctaaccacctatcacctagctatggtagttatatttagctgtatggtatgactcctctctaactacctaccacctagctatggtagttatatttagctgtatggtatatctcctctctaaccacctagctatggtagttatatttagctgtatggtatgtctcctctctaaccacctagctatggtagttatatttagctgtatggtatgtctcctctctaaccacctagctatggtagttatatttagcttatatggtatgactcctctctaaccacctagctatggtagttatatttagctgtatggtatgtctcctctctaaccacctagctatggtagttatatttagctgtatggtatgtctcctctctaaccacctagctatggtagttatatttagctgtatggtatgactcctctctaaccacctagctatggtagttatatttagctgtatggtatgtctcctctctaaccacctagctatagtagttatatttagctgtatggtatgactcctctctaaccacctaccacctagctatggtagttatatttagctgtatggtatgactcctctctaaccacctaccacctagctatggtagttatatttagctgtatggtatgactcctctctaaccacctaccacctagctatggtagttatatttagctgtatggtatgactcctctctaaccacctaccacctagctatggtagttatatttagctgtatggtatgtcttctctctaactacctagctatggtagttatatttagctgtatggtatgactcctctctaaccacctagctatggtagttatatttagctgtatggtgtgactcctctctaaccccctagctatggtagttatatttagctgtatggtatgactcctctctaaccacctagctatggtagttatatttagctgtatggtatgtctcctctctaaccacctagctatggtagttatatttagctgtatggtatgactcctctctaaccacctaccacctagctatggtagttatatttagctgtatggtatgactcctctctaaccacctagctatggtagttatatttagctgtatggtatgtctcctctctaaacacctaccacctagctatggtagttatatttagctgtatggtatgtctcctctctaaccacctaccacctagctatggtagttgtATTTAGCGgtatggtatgactcctctctaaccacctagctatggtagttatatttagctgtatggtatgtctcctctctaaccacctatcacctagctatggtagttatatttagctgtatggtatgactcctctctaactacctaccacctagctatggtagttatatttagctgtatggtatatctcctctctaaccacctagctatggtagttatatttagctgtatggtatgtctcctctctaaccacctagctatggtagttatatttagctgtatgtatgtctcctctctaaccacctagctagggtagttatatttagctgtgtggtatgtctcctctctaaccacctagctatggtagttatatttagctgtatggtatgtctcctctctaaccacctagctatggtagttatatttagcttatatggtatgactcctctctaaccacctagctatggtaattatatttagctgtatggtatgtctcctctctaaccacctagctatggtagttatatttagctgtatggtatgtctcctctctaaccacctagctatggtagttatatttagctgtatggtatgactcctctctaaccacctagctatggtagttatatttagctgtatggtatgtctcctctctaaccacctagctatagtagttatatttagctgtatggtatgactcctctctaaccacctaccacctagctatggtagttatatttagctgtatggtatgtctcctctctaaacacctagctatggtagttatatttagctgtatggtatgactcctctctaaccacctagctatggtagttatatttagctgtatggtatgtctcctctctaaccacctagctatggtagttgtatttagctgtatggtatgactcctctctaaccacctagctatggtagttatatttagctgtatggtatgtctcctctctaaccacctagctatggtacttatatttagctgtatggtatgactcctctctaaccacctagctatggtagttatatttagctgtatggtatgtctcctctctaaccacctaccacctagctatggtagttatatttagctgtatggtatgactcctctctaaccacctagctatggtagttatatttagctgtatggtatgtcccctctctaaccacctaccacctagctatggtagttatatttagctgtatggtatgtctcctctctaaccacctagctatggtagttatatttagctgtatggtatgactcctctctaaccacctagctatggtagttatatttagctgtatggtatgtctcctctctaaccacctcgctatggtagttatatttagctatatggtatgactcctctctaaccacctaccacctagctatggtagttatatttagctgtatggtatgtctcctctctaaccacctagctatggtagttatatttagctgtatggtatgactcctctctaaccacctagctatggtagttatatttagctgtatggtatgtctcctctctaaccacctagctatggtagttatatttagctgtatggtatgtctcctctctaaccacctagctatggtagttatatttagctgtatggtatgtctcctctctaaccacctagctatggtagttatatttagctgtatggtatgtctcctctctaaccacctagctatggtagttatatttagctgtatggtatgtctcctctctaatcacctaccacctagctatggtagttgtatttagctgtatggtatgccccctctctaaccacctaccacctagctatggtagttatatttagctgtatggtatgactcctctctaaccacctaccacctagctatggtagttatatttagctgtatggtatgtctcctctctaaacacctagctatggtagttatatttagctgtatggtatgactcctctctaaccacctagctatggtagttatatttagctgtatggtatgactcctctctaaccacctagctatggtagttatatttagctgtatggcatgtctcctctctaaccacctaccacctagctatggtagttatatttagctgtatggtatgtctcctctctaaccacctaccacctagctatggtagttgtatttagctgtatggtatgtctcctctctcccctaccacctagctatggtagttatatttagctgtatggtatgtctcctctctaaccacctatcacctagctatggtagttatatttagctgtatggtatgtctcctctctaaccacctatcaccaagctatggtagttatatttagctgtatggtatgccccctctctaaccacctatcacccagctatggtagttatatttagctgtatggtatgactcctctctaaccacctagctatagtagttatatttagctgtatggtatgactcctctctaaccacctagctatggtagtacTAATTAGCTGTGTTgtatgactcctctctaaccacctagctggtttgtagaaatttttgctaatttattaaaaaataataatggaaatatcacatttatgtaagtattcataccctttactcaaCACTtttttgaagcatctttggcTGAAATTAAAGCATTGCGTCTTCCTCGGTATCACGTTACAagctgtatttggggattttctaccattcttctctgcagagcctctcaagctctgtcaggttggatggggagcgttactgcacagctatttgcaggtctctccagagatgttcaactgggttcaagtccgggctctggctgggaggacattcagagacttgtcctgaagccactcctgcgttgtcttggctgtgtgctttgggtcattgtctagtctgaggtcctgagagctctggagcaggttttcatcaaggatctctctgtactgtgctccgttcatctttgcctcgatcctgactagtctcccagtcccttccgctgaaaaacatccccacagcatgatgctgccaccactatgcttcaccgtagggatggtgccaggtttcctccaggcgtgacgtttggcattcaggccaaatagttcaatcttggtttcatcagaccagacaatcttgtttctaatggtctgagagtctttaggtgccttttggcaaacaccaagctggctgtcatgtgccttttactgacgagtagcttccgtctggccactctaccataaaggcctgattgctggagtgctgcagagatggctgtccttctggaaggttctcccatctccacagaggaactctggagctctgtcagagtgaccatcgggttcttggtcacctccctgaccaagccccttctcccctgattgctcagtttggccgtgcggctggctctaggaagagtcttggtagttgcaaaattcttccatttaagaatgatggaggccactgtgttcttgaggaccttcaatgcttcagaaaggttttggttcccttccccagatctgtgcctcgacacaatcctgtctcggaactctacggcAATTCCTTCaccctcatggcttgttttttgcacttacatgcactatcaactgtggaaccttatatagacaggtgtgtgcctttccaaatattttccaatcaattgaatttaccacagggggactccaatcaagttgtagaaacatctcaaagatgatcaaaagaaacaggatgcacctgagctcaatttcgagtctcatagcaaagggtctgaatacttatgtaaataaggcatttctctcttcttttcttttttttttacatttttctctttgtcattatggggtgttgtgtgtagattgatgctgattattattattttaatccattttagaataagactgaaaTGTAACAACATTTTGGAAAaatcaagcggtctgaatacattccgaatgctctgtatttAAAAGTTAGAGTTAGTTTTCTCATGCTGTCCCCTAGTTTCAATGTTTTATCCCCCCCTGCAGGCCTTACGAGGAACTGACCAACTGTACCTTTTTCGTGGCACTCAAGATGCACTGCTTCTGGCCCAACCGGCTGATAGACGAACTCTTCATACGCCTCCACCGGGACTACTTTCACGACTGCGCTCTGACCGGCAGGCTGCTGCAGGACCCTCCTATACGTATCTTGGGGCCTTTCATTGGAGTGCCTGTGCTGGTCACTCTGCTCATGACTGCCCTAGTGGTGTGGAGTGGTAAATTCTGCCAGGGAATCGTGTAACTGTCTCATCCTGTGTGAAGGTGCCCCTGGGTACAgaatacagatctaggatcagtttgccCTGCCAAAATTCTAACTGAATCATTAGCGGAGGAAACGCAAAACTGACCCGAGGCCAGCTTCTAGGGATCAACTTGACCTCTTGGAGAACGAACTTCAGCTTATCTGATAGGGGAGACATGATGGAGGGGACACTGAACTGGGACAACGACAAGCAGAGATACCCAACAGCATACTAAGACTGTCATCGTTCTGTGATGTTTGTTGTACTGTGGCTCATCAATAACCCTAGAAATTCCAATTGAAAATATGCATTGTATTGTTGTAAACCACAAAGTGGCAACCAAGAGAGGGCTAATGTGGTGTAGGGCATGGAGGACAGATAATAAATACATTGAATGTCAACATCAATGCAACAACATCTGTAATGTAGCTTTGGGCACTAGCCAAGTCTTTACATGGACTGAATAGATGTATATAAAGGGCTTCATAGAAAAGTCTGTATTTGAT encodes the following:
- the LOC129859947 gene encoding receptor activity-modifying protein 1-like isoform X1: MALDCTSLTKLTLVLCVAAARGFPPVSGSSGAYGRAIPPLSSCSGAYGRAISDFCVTKFTQDMEALDQSLWCSWSDTFQPYEELTNCTFFVALKMHCFWPNRLIDELFIRLHRDYFHDCALTGRLLQDPPIRILGPFIGVPVLVTLLMTALVVWSGKFCQGIV
- the LOC129859947 gene encoding receptor activity-modifying protein 1-like isoform X2 — protein: MALDCTSLTKLTLVLCVAARGFPPVSGSSGAYGRAIPPLSSCSGAYGRAISDFCVTKFTQDMEALDQSLWCSWSDTFQPYEELTNCTFFVALKMHCFWPNRLIDELFIRLHRDYFHDCALTGRLLQDPPIRILGPFIGVPVLVTLLMTALVVWSGKFCQGIV